The sequence GGTCAAATCTTCATTCAGCCGCAGCGCCCGGGCAATCGTCCTGGCGATTTGCGCCACCTCCAGGGTATGCGTCAACCGTGTCCGGTAAACAGCCCCCAGCGGGGATAAGAACACCTGGGTTTTGTGCTTTAATCGCCGGAACGCAGTGGAATATACGATTCGGTCGCGATCTACCTGAAAAGCGGTGCGAATGGGACAGGGCTCCTCTTGCTCCCGACGCCCCCGGGAAGCCGTGCTCAGGGATCCATAGGACGCGATAAAATTTTTTTCGCGTTTTTCAAAATCTTCACGAATCGTCATTTTATTTACCCCAATATAACTGAAGGCATTTTGTTATATATTCAAACGCTTTTTATTGAAACAAACAGGTTTTCCGTTTATCATAAAACTTATTTATTTTAAAGAAACTTATCCTGTGTCAAAAGATATGATTCTTTACAATTTGCAAATCTTTTCTTATTTTATAAACGATATTATCTTTTTGACAGGGGCTATTTAAAAAATTTCAGGGCACAATTTCCGGTTCATCTATACCAGGCAGGCGTGAAATCATGGATGGTCATCATCTGATACTGGGAAAACTAACCGATTTTATTACCGGCGAAATCCTGAATGATACCCACGATGAACGCTATCGACAGAAACTGGCGCACCTGCTGGTGGAAAATAAAGGATACGCAAAGACCGATATCATTCCCCGCTGCGAGCTTCTGGTCGCTGCCGGAAAAGACAAACGGGCGCTTATCAAGGTTGATTTCAAAGTAACGTTGTCCGGCAGAGCCTGTATGATTATAAAGTACGGTCCCGGTTCCCTGGTGACCCGGCAGCGTCCGTCCCTGGCCGCCTCAAGGCTGATGGAATCATATCAAATACCTTTCGTTGTCGTTACAAACGGCGAATCCGCCGACATATTAGCCGGTGATTCCGGCAAGGTTATTTCCTCTGGATT is a genomic window of Desulfobacterales bacterium containing:
- a CDS encoding deoxyguanosinetriphosphate triphosphohydrolase, translating into MTIREDFEKREKNFIASYGSLSTASRGRREQEEPCPIRTAFQVDRDRIVYSTAFRRLKHKTQVFLSPLGAVYRTRLTHTLEVAQIARTIARALRLNEDLT
- a CDS encoding type I restriction enzyme HsdR N-terminal domain-containing protein, whose translation is MDGHHLILGKLTDFITGEILNDTHDERYRQKLAHLLVENKGYAKTDIIPRCELLVAAGKDKRALIKVDFKVTLSGRACMIIKYGPGSLVTRQRPSLAASRLMESYQIPFVVVTNGESADILAGDSGKVISSGLDAIPSRTELGDMTANAPFGSISSLRTEMESRILYAYEVDGCCPCDDSVCRL